In the Magnolia sinica isolate HGM2019 chromosome 15, MsV1, whole genome shotgun sequence genome, one interval contains:
- the LOC131227169 gene encoding uncharacterized protein LOC131227169 isoform X2 has product MEKSEAELRICIEKPRQNVEERDEMIGFMSRKADDEEDAKEAEICGHGSKSRATFGRNVEEGGDLGDYCTYFSRIGRIRVSQGLDPVPEASFIERIMERNAAEADGMAVLYGQRNDYGRDFLPSASVAWMERSSEWQQESFDSSKPVTSADVQQIFENLAKKRQRTEYWRQMNTNRPKETKNVAPIQ; this is encoded by the exons ATGGAGAAATCGGAGGCCGAATTGCGGATCTGTATCGAGAAGCCGCGGCAGAACGTTGAGGAGCGGGATGAGATGATCGGGTTCATGTCGAGGAAGGCGGATGATGAGGAGGATGCGAAGGAAGCAGAGATCTGTGGGCACGGATCGAAGAGCAGGGCCACGTTTGGCAGGAATGTGGAAGAAGGCGGCGATTTAGGGGATTATTGCACGTATTTTTCGAGGATTGGGAGAATTAGGGTTTCGCAGGGGTTGGATCCGGTCCCTGAGGCTTCTTTCATAGAGAGGATTATGGAAAGGAATGCTGCTGAAGCGGACGGGATGGCAGTTCTTTACGGCCAGAGGAATGACTATGGGAGGGATTTCTTGCCATCAGCTTCTGTTGCTTGGATGGAACGGTCGAGTGAATGGCAGCAG GAGTCCTTTGACTCATCGAAACCAGTCACATCTGCCGATGtacaacagatttttgaaaaccTTGCCAAGAAGCGCCAACGGACAGA ATACTGGAGACAAATGAACACCAACAGACCAAAGGAAACAAAAAATGTAGCTCCCATTCAGTGA
- the LOC131227169 gene encoding uncharacterized protein LOC131227169 isoform X3, whose amino-acid sequence MEKSEAELRICIEKPRQNVEERDEMIGFMSRKADDEEDAKEAEICGHGSKSRATFGRNVEEGGDLGDYCTYFSRIGRIRVSQGLDPVPEASFIERIMERNAAEADGMAVLYGQRNDYGRDFLPSASVAWMERSSEWQQESFDSSKPVTSADVQQIFENLAKKRQRTEYIDMMIITWKTWEFMDCWLY is encoded by the exons ATGGAGAAATCGGAGGCCGAATTGCGGATCTGTATCGAGAAGCCGCGGCAGAACGTTGAGGAGCGGGATGAGATGATCGGGTTCATGTCGAGGAAGGCGGATGATGAGGAGGATGCGAAGGAAGCAGAGATCTGTGGGCACGGATCGAAGAGCAGGGCCACGTTTGGCAGGAATGTGGAAGAAGGCGGCGATTTAGGGGATTATTGCACGTATTTTTCGAGGATTGGGAGAATTAGGGTTTCGCAGGGGTTGGATCCGGTCCCTGAGGCTTCTTTCATAGAGAGGATTATGGAAAGGAATGCTGCTGAAGCGGACGGGATGGCAGTTCTTTACGGCCAGAGGAATGACTATGGGAGGGATTTCTTGCCATCAGCTTCTGTTGCTTGGATGGAACGGTCGAGTGAATGGCAGCAG GAGTCCTTTGACTCATCGAAACCAGTCACATCTGCCGATGtacaacagatttttgaaaaccTTGCCAAGAAGCGCCAACGGACAGA GTATATCGACATGATGATAATAACATGGAAAACATGGGAATTCATGGATTGTTGGCTCTATTGA
- the LOC131227169 gene encoding uncharacterized protein LOC131227169 isoform X4, whose translation MEKSEAELRICIEKPRQNVEERDEMIGFMSRKADDEEDAKEAEICGHGSKSRATFGRNVEEGGDLGDYCTYFSRIGRIRVSQGLDPVPEASFIERIMERNAAEADGMAVLYGQRNDYGRDFLPSASVAWMERSSEWQQESFDSSKPVTSADVQQIFENLAKKRQRTEFWGIAAITF comes from the exons ATGGAGAAATCGGAGGCCGAATTGCGGATCTGTATCGAGAAGCCGCGGCAGAACGTTGAGGAGCGGGATGAGATGATCGGGTTCATGTCGAGGAAGGCGGATGATGAGGAGGATGCGAAGGAAGCAGAGATCTGTGGGCACGGATCGAAGAGCAGGGCCACGTTTGGCAGGAATGTGGAAGAAGGCGGCGATTTAGGGGATTATTGCACGTATTTTTCGAGGATTGGGAGAATTAGGGTTTCGCAGGGGTTGGATCCGGTCCCTGAGGCTTCTTTCATAGAGAGGATTATGGAAAGGAATGCTGCTGAAGCGGACGGGATGGCAGTTCTTTACGGCCAGAGGAATGACTATGGGAGGGATTTCTTGCCATCAGCTTCTGTTGCTTGGATGGAACGGTCGAGTGAATGGCAGCAG GAGTCCTTTGACTCATCGAAACCAGTCACATCTGCCGATGtacaacagatttttgaaaaccTTGCCAAGAAGCGCCAACGGACAGA GTTCTGGGGCATAGCTGCTATCACATTCTAG
- the LOC131227169 gene encoding ABC transporter C family member 7-like isoform X1, producing the protein MFEGIVRSNLDPLEEYTDEQIWEALDRCQLGDTVRQLVCLGRVILKRRKVLVLDEATASVNTATDSLIQQTLRQQFSGRTVITIAHRITSVLNGDMVLLLDNGLIVEYDSPMELLENKSSSFARLVVEYTVYRHDDNNMENMGIHGLLALLKAFGYTVEVLEMLLLPMAKDGTEALGSMGNDPPLAVMSNREKLTFDYFKQMFAQVTNPPIDPIREKIVMWKGTLLKQFIWKAMWQFVCFENFK; encoded by the exons ATGTTTGAAGGGATTGTGCGAAGCAACCTTGACCCTCTTGAAGAGTATACAGATGAACAGATTTGGGAG GCTCTAGATCGGTGCCAACTAGGGGACACAGTTAGGCAGCTGGTATGTCTGGGACGAGTGATATTGAAGAGAAGAAAGGTCTTAGTACTCGATGAAGCAACCGCTTCAGTCAATACTGCAACTGACAGCCTAATTCAGCAAACATTAAGGCAACAGTTTTCGGGCCGTACAGTCATCACAATAGCACATAGGATAACATCCGTTCTCAATGGCGACATGGTCTTGCTTCTTGATAATG GCCTTATTGTAGAATATGACTCTCCGATGGAACTGTTGGAAAACAAATCATCTTCATTCGCCAGACTCGTTGTGGAGTATACT GTATATCGACATGATGATAATAACATGGAAAACATGGGAATTCATGGATTGTTGGCTCTATTGAAGGCTTTTGG ATACACTGTAGAAGTCCTGGAGATGCTGTTGTTGCCCATGGCAAAAGATGGTACTGAGGCTCTTGGCTCAATGGGAAATGATCCTCCTTTGGCTGTGATGTCCAACAGAGAGAAACTTACATTTGACTATTTCAAGCAGATGTTTGCTCAGGTTACAAACCCACCGATTGATCCGATCCGAGAGAAAATAGTCATGTGGAAGGGGACCTTACTGAAACAGTTCATAtggaaggctatgtggcagtttgtttgttttgaaaactttaaatag
- the LOC131227259 gene encoding putative disease resistance protein RGA3 isoform X2: MAEALVSMVMEKIREALVSKVMEKLGEEVDSVGGAQAELEKISSTFESIQALLNDAEIIQFHNESMQLWLKKLKDVAYDVEDLLDEMIPWPEPESRTDDGDDRQRKGKRKWFSFLSWTDGDDTDNGSIGDKIKEVTAKLDQIAADKNKFSFQLNHSFRGGSDLHKANSQTSSLVDESKMLGRDTDKDIIISKLVSRSNSEEGRISVISIVGVGGLGKTTLAQLIFKDERVRKHFDVFLWVCVSDDFDVVRLTKAIIEDAEGVNTPLTGLNPLQSKLLQTLQGKRFLLVLDDVWNDNSEKWDELWLSFQSGAPGSKILVTTRSEKVAKTCMPSAYMHELKGLSYDDCWLLFSRIAFDGRKVEDCRALEKIGREIVNKCKGVPLSLKVIGSVMRSKRTAHDWQDILESETWEIRDIAKGIFPALLLSYYNLPVHLKQCFAYCSVFPKDYQMKKDGLVKLWLAQGFIKPDGKREMEAIGGEYFDDLLAQSLFQKVVIESEYEEEEEVICTIHDLLHDLIQFITKNECCIFENGKSYTSSVLTVRHSSFIATRETSHIPSPLRHAKKLRTLLQIGGSTISTIPDNLFHCARSLRAFDLSGTIFTGMIFLPISSSIKIKELLISIGLLKHLRYLDLSHSPIVELPESVSSLRNMQTLKLNFCSRLQRLPSGMSAMVCLRHLEIDETRALKYLPEGLGRISSLRTLSRFIVGGDGGCKIGELKRLDSLQGKLIIDHLERVGSVDEAKEAQLENKLHIRVLTLRMSGNGEVERMENVVEALRPSHANLEKLEIRGYIGSKFPTWIGDSSFSNLVKLILMDCNNCTQLPGLGRLPSLKYLRIVAGLVKRVGSEFYGNSSGGGMNGVAFPKLDKLEFHNMYELEEWELRLEDGDIMPSLHSLTIYKCPKLKALPTHLSKSLTSLCITDMTCLPYGWKQLESLETLTIYYCSKLRSLPDELGQLKSLRSLDIYNCPELRSLPQGFQGLTHLEINESQMLAERCKGEDWSNTSHIPSIRIDYKRIK, from the exons ATGGCAGAGGCACTTGTTTCGATGGTTATGGAAAAAATTCGAGAGGCACTTGTTTCAAAGGTTATGGAGAAACTCGGAGAAGAGGTTGATTCGGTTGGTGGTGCCCAAGCAGAACTTGAAAAGATATCTTCTACGTTCGAATCCATTCAAGCACTTCTTAATGATGCAGAAATTATCCAATTTCACAACGAAAGCATGCAACTTTGGTTAAAAAAGCTCAAAGACGTGGCTTACGATGTGGAGGACTTGCTAGATGAGATGATTCCTTGGCCAGAACCTGAATCAAGGACAGACGATGGTGACGATCGGCAGCGCAAGGGAAAACGGAAGTGGTTTTCATTCCTTTCATGGACTGACGGTGACGATACTGATAATGGCAGCATCGGAGATAAG ATAAAAGAAGTAACGGCGAAGCTGGATCAGATTGCAGCTGACAAAAATAAGTTCAGTTTTCAGTTGAATCACAGTTTCCGTGGTGGTAGTGACCTTCACAAGGCCAATTCTCAAACGAGTTCGCTCGTAGATGAATCAAAGATGCTCGGGAGAGACACAGACAAGGATATCATAATAAGCAAGTTGGTCAGCAGGAGCAATTCTGAGGAGGGACGGATTAGTGTCATTTCGATTGTAGGCGTTGGCGGGTTGGGCAAGACGACTCTTGCTCAATTGATCTTCAAGGATGAAAGGGTAAGGAAACATTTCGATGTGTTTCTATGGGTTTGTGTATCTGATGATTTTGATGTCGTCAGGCTTACCAAAGCAATTATAGAAGATGCAGAAGGCGTTAATACTCCGCTTACTGGGCTAAACCCATTGCAAAGTAAGCTTCTCCAAACATTACAAGGAAAACGGTTCTTGCTTGTCCTCGATGATGTATGGAACGATAATAGTGAAAAGTGGGATGAACTATGGCTTTCCTTCCAAAGCGGTGCTCCCGGAAGTAAGATTTTGGTCACCACTCGCAGCGAGAAGGTTGCAAAAACATGCATGCCGTCAGCCTACATGCATGAATTGAAAGGTTTATCCTATGATGATTGCTGGTTACTGTTCAGTAGAATAGCTTTCGATGGGAGGAAAGTGGAAGATTGCCGGGCGTTGGAAAAGATCGGAAGAGAGATAGTGAACAAGTGTAAAGGAGTGCCTCTTTCGTTAAAGGTGATTGGAAGCGTCATGCGTTCCAAGAGAACAGCACACGACTGGCAGGACATCTTGGAAAGTGAAACGTGGGAGATACGAGACATCGCGAAAGGTATCTTTCCGGCTTTGTTGCTGAGCTATTATAATTTGCCTGTCCATTTGAAGCAGTGTTTTGCATATTGCTCAGTATTTCCGAAAGATTATCAGATGAAGAAGGATGGATTGGTCAAGTTATGGTTAGCTCAGGGTTTCATCAAGCCCGATGGAAAAAGAGAGATGGAAGCAATTGGAGGAGAGTACTTTGACGATCTACTGGCGCAGTCTTTATTtcaaaaagtggtgattgaatctgaatacgaagaagaagaagaagtcataTGTACAATACATGATCTGCTTCACGATCTCATCCAATTCATTACAAAGAATGAATGTTGCATCTTTGAGAATGGAAAGTCGTACACCAGCTCTGTACTTACAGTCCGTCATTCATCATTTATTGCCACCAGGGAAACGTCACACATTCCTTCCCCTCTACGTCATGCAAAAAAATTGCGAACACTCCTCCAAATCGGAGGTTCAACAATTAGTACCATCCCTGATAATTTATTCCATTGCGCTAGGTCCCTTAGGGCATTTGATTTGAGTGGTACTATTTTCACCGGCATGATCTTTCTTCCAATATCTTCTAGCATCAAAATTAAAGAATTGCTAATCTCAATTGGGTTGCTGAAGCATTTACGATATCTTGACTTGTCTCATTCACCGATTGTTGAGCTGCCCGAATCAGTGAGTAGTCTCCGCAATATGCAGACCTTGAAGTTGAATTTTTGTAGTCGACTCCAGAGACTGCCAAGTGGGATGAGCGCAATGGTCTGCTTGAGACATCTGGAAATTGATGAAACACGGGCACTAAAGTACTTACCGGAAGGGTTGGGGAGAATAAGTTCCCTTCGAACGTTGAGTAGGTTTATCGTGGGAGGTGATGGAGGATGTAAGATTGGAGAGCTGAAGCGACTTGACTCTCTCCAAGGAAAGCTAATAATAGACCACTTGGAGAGAGTGGGGAGCGTGGATGAGGCTAAGGAAGCACAACTGGAGAACAAGTTACATATTCGCGTGTTGACTCTTCGAATGTCGggaaatggtgaggtggagaggaTGGAAAATGTAGTTGAAGCCCTCCGGCCGTCCCATGCAAACCTAGAAAAGCTGGAAATTAGGGGATACATTGGTTCCAAGTTCCCAACCTGGATAGGAGATTCATCTTTCTCAAATTTAGTCAAGCTGATATTAATGGATTGCAATAACTGTACACAGTTGCCTGGGCTAGGGAGACTACCTTCGCTTAAATACCTTCGAATAGTGGCAGGTCTTGTAAAACGGGTGGGAAGTGAGTTTTACGGGAATAGCAGTGGTGGGGGCATGAACGGGGTGGCATTCCCAAAGCTGGACAAGCTCGAGTTCCATAACATGTATGAATTGGAAGagtgggagttgagattagaagaTGGAGATATAATGCCGTCTCTACACTCATTAACAATCTACAAATGCCCGAAATTGAAGGCGCTGCCGACACACCTCTCGAAAAGTCTAACGTCCCTCTGCATCACTGATATGACGTGTCTCCCCTACGGATGGAAACAATTGGAATCACTAGAGACTCTTACCATCTACTATTGCTCTAAATTGAGGTCTCTTCCTGATGAGTTGGGACAGCTCAAGTCGCTTAGGAGTCTCGATATCTACAACTGCCCCGAGTTGCGGTCATTGCCTCAAGGGTTTCAAGGCCTTACCCATCtcgaaatcaatgaaagtcaaatGCTGGCGGAGAGATGTAAAGGGGAGGATTGGAGCAACACATCACACATCCCAAGCATCAGGATTGATTACAAAAGAATCAAATGA
- the LOC131227259 gene encoding disease resistance protein RGA2-like isoform X1, with translation MAEALVSMVMEKIREALVSKVMEKLGEEVDSVGGAQAELEKISSTFESIQALLNDAEIIQFHNESMQLWLKKLKDVAYDVEDLLDEMIPWPEPESRTDDGDDRQRKGKRKWFSFLSWTDGDDTDNGSIGDKVRTIVSKVASQRDFARQIKEVTAKLDQIAADKNKFSFQLNHSFRGGSDLHKANSQTSSLVDESKMLGRDTDKDIIISKLVSRSNSEEGRISVISIVGVGGLGKTTLAQLIFKDERVRKHFDVFLWVCVSDDFDVVRLTKAIIEDAEGVNTPLTGLNPLQSKLLQTLQGKRFLLVLDDVWNDNSEKWDELWLSFQSGAPGSKILVTTRSEKVAKTCMPSAYMHELKGLSYDDCWLLFSRIAFDGRKVEDCRALEKIGREIVNKCKGVPLSLKVIGSVMRSKRTAHDWQDILESETWEIRDIAKGIFPALLLSYYNLPVHLKQCFAYCSVFPKDYQMKKDGLVKLWLAQGFIKPDGKREMEAIGGEYFDDLLAQSLFQKVVIESEYEEEEEVICTIHDLLHDLIQFITKNECCIFENGKSYTSSVLTVRHSSFIATRETSHIPSPLRHAKKLRTLLQIGGSTISTIPDNLFHCARSLRAFDLSGTIFTGMIFLPISSSIKIKELLISIGLLKHLRYLDLSHSPIVELPESVSSLRNMQTLKLNFCSRLQRLPSGMSAMVCLRHLEIDETRALKYLPEGLGRISSLRTLSRFIVGGDGGCKIGELKRLDSLQGKLIIDHLERVGSVDEAKEAQLENKLHIRVLTLRMSGNGEVERMENVVEALRPSHANLEKLEIRGYIGSKFPTWIGDSSFSNLVKLILMDCNNCTQLPGLGRLPSLKYLRIVAGLVKRVGSEFYGNSSGGGMNGVAFPKLDKLEFHNMYELEEWELRLEDGDIMPSLHSLTIYKCPKLKALPTHLSKSLTSLCITDMTCLPYGWKQLESLETLTIYYCSKLRSLPDELGQLKSLRSLDIYNCPELRSLPQGFQGLTHLEINESQMLAERCKGEDWSNTSHIPSIRIDYKRIK, from the coding sequence ATGGCAGAGGCACTTGTTTCGATGGTTATGGAAAAAATTCGAGAGGCACTTGTTTCAAAGGTTATGGAGAAACTCGGAGAAGAGGTTGATTCGGTTGGTGGTGCCCAAGCAGAACTTGAAAAGATATCTTCTACGTTCGAATCCATTCAAGCACTTCTTAATGATGCAGAAATTATCCAATTTCACAACGAAAGCATGCAACTTTGGTTAAAAAAGCTCAAAGACGTGGCTTACGATGTGGAGGACTTGCTAGATGAGATGATTCCTTGGCCAGAACCTGAATCAAGGACAGACGATGGTGACGATCGGCAGCGCAAGGGAAAACGGAAGTGGTTTTCATTCCTTTCATGGACTGACGGTGACGATACTGATAATGGCAGCATCGGAGATAAGGTTCGGACAATTGTCAGTAAAGTTGCATCACAACGCGATTTTGCTCGTCAGATAAAAGAAGTAACGGCGAAGCTGGATCAGATTGCAGCTGACAAAAATAAGTTCAGTTTTCAGTTGAATCACAGTTTCCGTGGTGGTAGTGACCTTCACAAGGCCAATTCTCAAACGAGTTCGCTCGTAGATGAATCAAAGATGCTCGGGAGAGACACAGACAAGGATATCATAATAAGCAAGTTGGTCAGCAGGAGCAATTCTGAGGAGGGACGGATTAGTGTCATTTCGATTGTAGGCGTTGGCGGGTTGGGCAAGACGACTCTTGCTCAATTGATCTTCAAGGATGAAAGGGTAAGGAAACATTTCGATGTGTTTCTATGGGTTTGTGTATCTGATGATTTTGATGTCGTCAGGCTTACCAAAGCAATTATAGAAGATGCAGAAGGCGTTAATACTCCGCTTACTGGGCTAAACCCATTGCAAAGTAAGCTTCTCCAAACATTACAAGGAAAACGGTTCTTGCTTGTCCTCGATGATGTATGGAACGATAATAGTGAAAAGTGGGATGAACTATGGCTTTCCTTCCAAAGCGGTGCTCCCGGAAGTAAGATTTTGGTCACCACTCGCAGCGAGAAGGTTGCAAAAACATGCATGCCGTCAGCCTACATGCATGAATTGAAAGGTTTATCCTATGATGATTGCTGGTTACTGTTCAGTAGAATAGCTTTCGATGGGAGGAAAGTGGAAGATTGCCGGGCGTTGGAAAAGATCGGAAGAGAGATAGTGAACAAGTGTAAAGGAGTGCCTCTTTCGTTAAAGGTGATTGGAAGCGTCATGCGTTCCAAGAGAACAGCACACGACTGGCAGGACATCTTGGAAAGTGAAACGTGGGAGATACGAGACATCGCGAAAGGTATCTTTCCGGCTTTGTTGCTGAGCTATTATAATTTGCCTGTCCATTTGAAGCAGTGTTTTGCATATTGCTCAGTATTTCCGAAAGATTATCAGATGAAGAAGGATGGATTGGTCAAGTTATGGTTAGCTCAGGGTTTCATCAAGCCCGATGGAAAAAGAGAGATGGAAGCAATTGGAGGAGAGTACTTTGACGATCTACTGGCGCAGTCTTTATTtcaaaaagtggtgattgaatctgaatacgaagaagaagaagaagtcataTGTACAATACATGATCTGCTTCACGATCTCATCCAATTCATTACAAAGAATGAATGTTGCATCTTTGAGAATGGAAAGTCGTACACCAGCTCTGTACTTACAGTCCGTCATTCATCATTTATTGCCACCAGGGAAACGTCACACATTCCTTCCCCTCTACGTCATGCAAAAAAATTGCGAACACTCCTCCAAATCGGAGGTTCAACAATTAGTACCATCCCTGATAATTTATTCCATTGCGCTAGGTCCCTTAGGGCATTTGATTTGAGTGGTACTATTTTCACCGGCATGATCTTTCTTCCAATATCTTCTAGCATCAAAATTAAAGAATTGCTAATCTCAATTGGGTTGCTGAAGCATTTACGATATCTTGACTTGTCTCATTCACCGATTGTTGAGCTGCCCGAATCAGTGAGTAGTCTCCGCAATATGCAGACCTTGAAGTTGAATTTTTGTAGTCGACTCCAGAGACTGCCAAGTGGGATGAGCGCAATGGTCTGCTTGAGACATCTGGAAATTGATGAAACACGGGCACTAAAGTACTTACCGGAAGGGTTGGGGAGAATAAGTTCCCTTCGAACGTTGAGTAGGTTTATCGTGGGAGGTGATGGAGGATGTAAGATTGGAGAGCTGAAGCGACTTGACTCTCTCCAAGGAAAGCTAATAATAGACCACTTGGAGAGAGTGGGGAGCGTGGATGAGGCTAAGGAAGCACAACTGGAGAACAAGTTACATATTCGCGTGTTGACTCTTCGAATGTCGggaaatggtgaggtggagaggaTGGAAAATGTAGTTGAAGCCCTCCGGCCGTCCCATGCAAACCTAGAAAAGCTGGAAATTAGGGGATACATTGGTTCCAAGTTCCCAACCTGGATAGGAGATTCATCTTTCTCAAATTTAGTCAAGCTGATATTAATGGATTGCAATAACTGTACACAGTTGCCTGGGCTAGGGAGACTACCTTCGCTTAAATACCTTCGAATAGTGGCAGGTCTTGTAAAACGGGTGGGAAGTGAGTTTTACGGGAATAGCAGTGGTGGGGGCATGAACGGGGTGGCATTCCCAAAGCTGGACAAGCTCGAGTTCCATAACATGTATGAATTGGAAGagtgggagttgagattagaagaTGGAGATATAATGCCGTCTCTACACTCATTAACAATCTACAAATGCCCGAAATTGAAGGCGCTGCCGACACACCTCTCGAAAAGTCTAACGTCCCTCTGCATCACTGATATGACGTGTCTCCCCTACGGATGGAAACAATTGGAATCACTAGAGACTCTTACCATCTACTATTGCTCTAAATTGAGGTCTCTTCCTGATGAGTTGGGACAGCTCAAGTCGCTTAGGAGTCTCGATATCTACAACTGCCCCGAGTTGCGGTCATTGCCTCAAGGGTTTCAAGGCCTTACCCATCtcgaaatcaatgaaagtcaaatGCTGGCGGAGAGATGTAAAGGGGAGGATTGGAGCAACACATCACACATCCCAAGCATCAGGATTGATTACAAAAGAATCAAATGA